Within the Aspergillus luchuensis IFO 4308 DNA, chromosome 5, nearly complete sequence genome, the region TTAGTGCGTCCCTTCCGCAAGCTAAAGTGACACCGCTGCTCTCCATCCGTCTTTcattggcttcttccatcatAGCGTATCTCCGCCAAATCCTCACAATTGAGCACGATCAGCCTTTGGCCCCCAAAACACACAGACTAGAGCAATGGTTTTTTCCGATCCCTTATCCTTGCGTTCGTCAGCCTCAAAGCTCGATGGCATTTCCGCCCGAGAAATCCAACAGAAACCAATCCTGGGGGTCATAATCCTTGCGCGACCAAGGGGGGTGCATATCCGACCTTGAACCAACAACCGGCATACGCTCCGGTTCGTccataatcatcatgtcttcaCAAGTCTGCCATGGCATGCACAACGGGGTAATTCAGAATATCCAAGCCGACCTGCCGTGTGGTGTCACCAACTCCAGTCATCCCTATGTTACCTGCTGCGTCAATGGCGACTACTGCCTCAGCAATTCCATCTGCGTGAACACGAACGACAAGGACggagattattattatgcgGCCGACTGCACAGACGAGACCCTGACAGATCCCGCCTGCGGGACACGATGTGGTGAGATTCAATTGAGCCTCTCTTGACGAAGGAATGTGATCGCTAACACGAATATCTCTTCATTTTCGCAGGAGGCAGAAATAGCGCCGAGATCGTATACACCTCCGATGGTTACTGGGCCTGCTGCGAAAATTCATACGGGACGGTAAACTGCTCGAACCCTTCCGACGAAATCTTCCCCGGCGTCGCGCCCTCAAAACTCGCTACCATTCAATATCTGCCGTCCACGGCGTCCGGCACGCCAACTTATGCGGTCGCATCTTCTACCTCTACCTCCGATTCCTCAAACGCTAATACCACGACAacttcgtcctcttcctcctctaccAGTTCGTCGAGCAGTGCATCTTCCGGTATCGGTGCCGGCGCGGCAGCCGGAATCGGTGTGGGCGCTGCCGCAGGATTCGTCATAGTCGCAGCCATACTAGCACTTCTGTACTTCCGCCGGCGGAAAGCGCAGAATAATGTTCTTCCCCAAGGAGCTGGGGGATATAATGGGTTGGGAGATGGTTCGTGGGCGCAGACTCAACCCGTGGCTCATCCCGTATATGAGCTGGATCGGACCGGGCCGCATCCCGAACTGGATGGGCAGCCCAAGGTTATGTAACCGCGCATGATTATGAGGACGAACATCGATGAGAATATTTCCCCTAATAGATCCATGAATGGGTTGGATGAATTGGCATTGGTCCTTTGATTTGTGAACTGCATTGACCCCACGGAAGCACAATTATTGTAATGATTGATTATCCAGCTGGTGTTTCGTTTGACTCGCGCCCCGGGATAGGTTGGGTTTGGTCACATTAATACCTTTACGGCTATGATTTTGTGTTAGCTATTGTACATAATGATATTAATATCGAGAGACCTTCAAGTGAAATTTCTCGGGCCCTTCATCATAGAGATCTCGCCAGGCACTACCTGGTGCTTCTTTGGCATACTCGATCGAGCACACTGGTCTACTCAAATGATCAAGGGGGTGCGTTGGTTAGAAATTATGTACAATAATGTGATAAGGAATGTATTCTGACTTACGATCATTCAAAAAGAGAGACTGTGTTCTCTCTGAGACAGTCAATAACATATACAATGTTGTGTTATGCTGCCTTCTCTTTACATGTACATAGCAGTCGATATACTGCAGTTTGCTTGaccaaagaaagaataagaaagaaggatTACCTCTAACCCCCACAACATATTCATCCTTATGGAAACGGATCATACTGTTCCTTCCCCCAGCAAGCCCCCTGCACCTCCAACCCTGTAACATTCTGCTCCGGCCTCCCATCAGCCCCAAATCGCTTGATCAGTCCACCATTCTCCCCAAACGGCTCAAAAGCTGGCCACCCCATCCGCTCCAACCCGTTCTCCGGATCCCTCATAAACGCCAACAGGTAATCCTGCATAGTTTcgctcgtcttcttctccagcaacgTCGCATTTCCACGGACATGTCCCGAAGTTCATCGTCAGGTCACTGGAGTGGTACGCGCCCAACCAATGCATCGGACTCACGTTACTGAAGTTCCCAGCGAACTGGTACCGATACGTTGTGCGATTCGCGTTATACCGCACGATACTTGTGTTCGCGGACACGCAGAGCCAGCCCTCCAATGTGGCGGCGTTCACGCCAGGCTGCCATGGTCCCGCGGTGACGTTGTTCGTGGGAAACGTGTATAGCGCTGCGGCCTCGTTGGCGCAGTTAGACATGATGGCCGGGGTGTTGGCGATGAGGCCCTTCGCAGCGCGAGCGGGGTAGTCTGAGAAGACGACCTTTTCGTCTGCAATGGGGGTGAATGTTAATTTTGGTGTTGTGCCATTGTCGGTGTACTGTCCGACGAAGTTCTGGATGCGGTTGACGGAGACTTGGCGCATGCAGTCAAGTTCAGCGGCCGAGTTGGTGGGGAAGTCGCAGCCCATGTGTTTCGCGACAAAGGTAAAGTTCGTGTGGTCGTAGTCGTAGTTGTCGAGGGGTTTTAGGGCTGTGCCGGATTGGGAGATTGTGGCGCGTGCGATGAGGTCGTCGTGCCATGCGTAGGTGTGGAAGTCTGTGGAGATGGAGCCGGCGGATTGGCCCCAGAGGGTGATGGCTTTGGGATCCCCGCCGAAGTTGTGGATGTTTTCGTGCACCCATTCCAGAGCGGCCCGTTGGTCAAGGATTCCGAGGTTTTGGTTGTCCAGGCCGGCGGCGTTGGGGAAACCCATGATGTTGACGCGGTAGTTGGTGGTTACTACGATGTGGCTTTGGGTGCGAGAGACCCAGGATGGAGGCAGCTGGTAGGGGATGTTGATTCCGCCAGTTTTGAATGCTCCAccggtgaagaagacgatgacggGGAGGTTGGTGGCGTTGGTAGGAGCCCAGATGGCGAGTTGCAGGCAGTCTTCGGAGCTGGCTTGGGCCATTAGGCCAGCGGTGGAGTTCTCGGTCCCGTCCCATATGTAGAATTCGGGGACGATGGAGCCGAAGACGCTGGGGTTACCGGAGACATATTGGGCGCAGGAGGGAGGGTAGTTGGTCGCGTAGTGAGTTTCATCGGAGTCGGCGAGAGGCGCGGGTGGAAGCCATCGTCGTGAGGCTACCGGGGGTTGCGCGTATGGGATAGATCGGAACTCCCGCACGGATGGAAAGTCTGGATTGAGAAGGCCTGTGAATTTGCCTGTTCTTGTGCGGACAGTCAAGTGGTCAACACTGGCGGCCGTTAGAGCCGGTAGAAGGAGTAGGAGGGTGGACAGGATCATGGTTAATGACGCATTGATGCGAAGATTGGGGGGAGTGGTTGCCTGCCTTTATGTGTCCGGGGTCCCCACGTTTGCAAAGACCGATTTTCCAGCTTCTGAGCACTCTCTCTAACCATAAATGCATACCGGCATCGGCATTGACCTCGGTAGAGATACTTTAGAGAGTCAATTCTACGCGGGGGTGGGTCTGAATCCAGCAGCGACATGTTATTCGCCTTCACGGGACTCGGCTGCGTACGCATCCATGATTGGGACTGCTTGGGGTGCAGAACTGCCCTGCCGATCGCGGGTTATCCGAATGGCCCACCTGGAGCATCCGAGGATGCTATGTGGCCGGTTTTTCCGATTCCCTTGGAGAAGTGTCAAAAGATCAATTGAGAGCCAATTAATGCCTGGGCTTGGAGAATAGGGTTAA harbors:
- a CDS encoding uncharacterized protein (COG:S;~EggNog:ENOG410Q28K;~TransMembrane:1 (o174-202i);~antiSMASH:Cluster_5.21), which codes for MSSQVCHGMHNGVIQNIQADLPCGVTNSSHPYVTCCVNGDYCLSNSICVNTNDKDGDYYYAADCTDETLTDPACGTRCGGRNSAEIVYTSDGYWACCENSYGTVNCSNPSDEIFPGVAPSKLATIQYLPSTASGTPTYAVASSTSTSDSSNANTTTTSSSSSSTSSSSSASSGIGAGAAAGIGVGAAAGFVIVAAILALLYFRRRKAQNNVLPQGAGGYNGLGDGSWAQTQPVAHPVYELDRTGPHPELDGQPKVM
- a CDS encoding uncharacterized protein (COG:I;~EggNog:ENOG410PMHS;~InterPro:IPR019826,IPR002018,IPR029058;~MEROPS:MER0077889;~PFAM:PF00135;~SECRETED:SignalP(1-16);~antiSMASH:Cluster_5.21), which gives rise to MILSTLLLLLPALTAASVDHLTVRTRTGKFTGLLNPDFPSVREFRSIPYAQPPVASRRWLPPAPLADSDETHYATNYPPSCAQYVSGNPSVFGSIVPEFYIWDGTENSTAGLMAQASSEDCLQLAIWAPTNATNLPVIVFFTGGAFKTGGINIPYQLPPSWVSRTQSHIVVTTNYRVNIMGFPNAAGLDNQNLGILDQRAALEWVHENIHNFGGDPKAITLWGQSAGSISTDFHTYAWHDDLIARATISQSGTALKPLDNYDYDHTNFTFVAKHMGCDFPTNSAAELDCMRQVSVNRIQNFVGQYTDNGTTPKLTFTPIADEKVVFSDYPARAAKGLIANTPAIMSNCANEAAALYTFPTNNVTAGPWQPGVNAATLEGWLCVSANTSIVRYNANRTTYRYQFAGNFSNVSPMHWLGAYHSSDLTMNFGTCPWKCDVAGEEDERNYAGLPVGVYEGSGERVGADGVASF